DNA sequence from the Glycine soja cultivar W05 chromosome 18, ASM419377v2, whole genome shotgun sequence genome:
AAGTTCAGCACACAAAGAATGTTGACACATAAGCTTCGCCACTGCGAAAAGGCTGCACGAAGCATAAGGGCTCCTGTTTCTTCACAATGCTGCAAAGACCTCGCTAAGGTCAGCATCCCTTGCTTGCATGCTGTCTTCTCTTCCGATGCCTTCAAGAAAGTTGGTGTTGATCCCAAAATCGCAATCACCATTCCCCATCGTTGCCATTTTGCCAAGCCATAAACCACCAGGTACCTACCTAtcataaataactaaattaaacaaGTTTGGCTGCTACTATATAAAGTATCATATGCTCATTGTTTTCTCTAATCTAATTGCAGCTCATAGAAGACTGAGAACGTTGGTTACACAACCTGAAGTTTTACAAGTCCTGAAAGCTTCAGGCTACAGTCTCCTTTGTTCTGTATACCGTTAATAATTTGAGCTCGCTATAGAGGCTCATAAATAAGTTACTTTGTAACAACTTTATCATctataaaataacttttatgcTCTTCTAAACAACAACTTCTTGTtgctttaaatttaattttatttgaatggaAGTGTCATAAAGAAGATAACGTTGATTTTGCCACTATGCTTTACCGAGAATTCGAGATATATCTTCCTAGGCCTCGCTGCATAAAACAATATTGGTCATACGCTGATCAAACTGAGCATTCACAATCTTAACTAAAACTTTTGGTAGTATATATAGCTTCCTTGACCTTTTGATTATTTTCGGATGGCTTTTAATATtggaaatttttaaaagaaaaaattgcttTTATTTATCTAGCTACGTATTTAGAAGTTTTTTATATGGTAATTAAGtgtcatttatgtattttttggttacgataacattaattattatcttgtcaattatattattattattattattattattattattattattattattattattattattattattattattattttttatatggtaaTCATTATGGCATTGTATTGCTCCTCAATTCCGCATAGTCAAATGTGGCTATCGTAAACTGTGGCTGCGAACTACAAATGAGAAAGTTTGTATTACCGTACGTTTGTTCATGTTCGTTTacaaagtttttctcaaaataaagaTTCTGCATATTTTCTTTCAAGTCATGAACAAGGCTGCTTTAGATATCGATAATCTTGaaaccctttttttgttttggtttataTCAGCGTATAATGATTAGTCTCTTGACTCTCATTTGTGTTGCATTGAACGTGCTTGGGCATTAATAATGGTTGACGTTGGActcataataaaaacattacacGTAGTTTTTCCGCATTGTAATTGGATGTGACAAGCAGGGAGCAAAGAAGTATATAATGGAAAGAGACAAGAgagaataaattatgttttatttaatttggattaagaaaaaaaattaaaatttctacaaTTCTAACCACCTAATCCGTTTAGGTGTCCCTTAGACtgatataattttatctttagtaaaaaatatctcgttcaattaattaagaaaaaagaatgtttataaattatcattagtcataattcttataattgattattcttaacatttttatgttttagagAAAAGTGAAGCTTAGAAATACAACTCTTATTTATAAGTCACAGTGTACAGCGGATATAACGGGAAATCATAAAGTACATTTAACAAGATCACATGATTCTAAAACACTACTACTAAAAGTCAGTTACCCACACCAAACTTTTTCTATGAAATAAAAGCACAACATGGAGTAATTATGGCTTCAAGCTACTACTAATAAGAAGGGTTGACTTATATATGTGCtactaacttttatatatatatatatatatatatatatatatatatgtgtgtgtatgtatgctGAAGAGTAGTACTATTGTCCGCTACCATGTCTTTAGTTCCGCAGTTAATTAGAGTACTACTACTGCGTACAACGTACGTGGTCGATCATATCACTATCATCCTGCAACATGAAGAAAGTCCATGTTTGAAAGCTGATTTAAATAGTCAATCAATTAATATATAGAAAATTCCACTAGGGTGTGTGCCAAAgagttttttattcaatttgttAGTATATGAGAATTTGGATATAAAGTTGCAATGTTTCTCCTTGCGCGTCAAAGAATTGAGGACAGAAAGTGGAGCTTAGAAGAAGGACGTAATGGATTGTAATTGTAAATATAAGTACACACAGAATTTGACTACTCTACGGTGgctatatatgaattttttagagaaaaataaaaatacaaattgtaGTTGTTAGTTATGCAATTTgcaattgaaaatttaataaaatgcaAACGTACACGTATtaggttattaattttttaatcaattatataattatatatttcttttaaatgcaTTTCTTCACTTTACTTCTATTTGATTAGAAGGAAAAGATACAgaagttatatttaaattttaaatacctgGTATACAGGATGGCGAGCTTGCATACTTTGGCAGATGTTAATAATAAAGAGAACCTGCGGAAACCGAAATTAATATAGGTATAATAAAGTCAGTAAACTTTGTGCTTCACTTAGAatgtctgtttttttttccttcttttattattgCTTAATAGGCAACCAAGATTGTCCTACCTTGCCACCAGTTCCCCCTTGAAGCACTGTTTGAATCATTACCATTTGGATCATCATCATCCTTATCTTTCTTAAACTGCAAAGATGCcacatatgttttaattaaaaaaatacaacacacATATCTGTTTGTAAACAAACAacaataaagttttaatttatcCATCAATTAATGCGCgcgcgcatatatatatatatatatatatatatatatatatatatatatatatatcgttactattttatttacaGCCAATGAGCCTTGTtgcataaatgaaaaatataaaccatGTATATGACAGTAGTTAAATTTCCATGGTTTCTCgttaaacttatatatatatatatatatatatatatatatatatatatatatatatgtattattttttatattttctctcctTTTGGTACAAATAACCATAAAAAAACTACTATATTCAATTGATGGTCAtcaatttttaaagttttacatttatctttcaagtaaaaaggaaagataaaaaataaagtgtaaTTTTTGTCTCTTTCTTTTAGCATATGAAAGCAAGCTTATGAGCTACTAAAGCATATGTGTTACTAAATGTAATTAAAACAGTGGATTTTgtacttaataataatattatatattagataGTTATCCTTTTGGCAAACAAGAGCATGGACCATCATGATAAAGGATGGGAATTAAGGCACTCACAATATGGTGGGATTCAGTGGTCCTGGTTCTTGGGGAATAATTTTCTTGACCACCATAATGGATTGATGAACTGTAGTAGCTGGGCTCCACTGTCTCATTCTGATGATAATTGGTACTAGTAGTATTATTGTTGTTGGAGACACCGCTAGCGCTGCTTTCACCTTTGTAACTGTAATTTCCTGAAACGAATAATCCAACTACTGAAGCTTTACTAAATAAGCCTAgacattaaaattttgatagaaAAAGTCACATGCATGTTCCCTGTATATAGACAAGATTTGAGTTGAGATGAACTGAAGAAAGAGAGGGCATATTTAGTACTCTAGCTAGTCAAAGTGGTATATATATGTCTAATAACGAACCTGGTGCTCCATAATTTTTGCATCCCGTGTCCTGTTTTGTTGAATCTCTCCCTCCAACCTAAAGTTATATAGTCAGTCACAAAAAGAGTAGTAACAGGGTtaagtatatatatgtgtgttatGTCAGTTATTTTTCACAAAGCAGTATATGCTATATATATCGCTCAGAGATCAAAGCTGATGATAGTTAAATTTAGTCCAATAGTTCTGATGCAAGAACATATTCATTCATGCTTAAAGTTGTGATTAATGGTAAACTTTAGACGACACATAAAAGAGCTAGACCAAAAGAATTGTAGAAAACCATACTCATCAGGATTCTTGCTTGCTAGCTGCCTAGCtagctgatttttttttcttgatctgacaaatgttaatttgttaattttgttaaaaatatcaaCGAGAGATTTGAACCCCTGACTTCTACTCTCTCCCTTCACCCTTTTGCATCCATTCAGCTGGATCAGCCTTATATTTTCTAACTACCCGCTCAAATACCatctacaaattattttactccaTTTTGTGAAAGAATATATCATGGTAAAAACTAGATCAgctataaatgatttttttaagacatGTAGTTATAGTTAGTTATCTAGATAGAAGAGTTTGACCATAATGTTTTCAATAACTATCATGCATGTAAAAAGGTGCTAATGCTACATACTGACTCAAATGAATCAAGGACCTTAAACCATTGGAGTTagtaattattttgttattacacCAACTAACTAAAGCTATCATATTCCCGAAAAAACCTGTTGG
Encoded proteins:
- the LOC114395799 gene encoding uncharacterized protein LOC114395799, which translates into the protein MENNKKKVGGGSSSSSFTNFDHLFGPKDPSTTSSSSTSIFGSIFPPPSTVGGRDSTKQDTGCKNYGAPGNYSYKGESSASGVSNNNNTTSTNYHQNETVEPSYYSSSIHYGGQENYSPRTRTTESHHIFKKDKDDDDPNGNDSNSASRGNWWQGSLYY
- the LOC114394481 gene encoding uncharacterized protein LOC114394481, whose product is MSKFVGLLLLLLITVAIAEYDHHPEHEKHGPCGKFSTQRMLTHKLRHCEKAARSIRAPVSSQCCKDLAKVSIPCLHAVFSSDAFKKVGVDPKIAITIPHRCHFAKP